A genome region from Methylobacterium sp. FF17 includes the following:
- a CDS encoding DUF2189 domain-containing protein → MTTLPARDLGHTLARPIVNAIGWNDLSFALRRGVDDFLAMPTHALFIGLIYPLVGIVLATFALGAEVLPLVFPLAAGFALIGPFAAVGLYELSRRREQGLSTDWAYAFASLSRPAAGGLIGIGLLLAVVFACWLVVAQGIYWALYGDTVPDSALEFARDVLTTPRGWALIAIGNLVGFAFSLLVLAVSVVSVPMLVDRNVDTLTAIETSLAAFRRNPRTLLAWGAVVAGLLILGSLPLFVGLAVVMPILGHATWHLYRRVVPA, encoded by the coding sequence ATGACGACACTCCCTGCCCGTGATCTCGGCCATACCCTGGCCCGCCCGATCGTGAACGCGATCGGCTGGAACGACCTGTCCTTCGCGCTCCGGCGCGGAGTCGACGATTTCCTGGCGATGCCGACCCATGCGCTCTTCATTGGCCTGATCTACCCCCTCGTGGGCATCGTCCTCGCGACCTTCGCCCTCGGGGCCGAAGTCCTGCCCCTGGTGTTCCCCCTCGCCGCCGGCTTCGCCCTGATCGGCCCCTTCGCGGCCGTGGGTCTCTACGAACTCAGCCGGCGGCGCGAACAGGGCCTGTCCACGGATTGGGCCTACGCCTTCGCCAGCCTCTCCCGTCCAGCGGCGGGCGGCCTGATCGGGATCGGGCTGCTCCTGGCGGTGGTCTTCGCCTGCTGGCTCGTCGTCGCGCAGGGGATCTACTGGGCGCTCTACGGCGATACGGTGCCGGACTCGGCCCTCGAGTTCGCGCGGGACGTGCTCACCACGCCGCGCGGCTGGGCCCTGATCGCCATCGGCAATCTCGTCGGCTTCGCCTTCTCGCTGCTGGTGCTCGCCGTCAGCGTTGTCTCGGTGCCGATGCTGGTCGACCGGAACGTGGACACGCTGACCGCGATCGAGACCTCGCTCGCCGCCTTCCGCCGCAACCCGCGCACGCTGCTGGCCTGGGGTGCCGTCGTCGCCGGATTGCTGATCCTCGGTTCGCTGCCGCTGTTCGTCGGCCTCGCGGTGGTCATGCCGATCCTTGGCCACGCGACCTGGCATCTCTACAGGCGGGTCGTCCCCGCCTGA
- a CDS encoding response regulator — MSETPAILIVDDQEKLMKLVILLMNRLGFPDVEGVTDAVTALERMRQRRYALVISDLDMEPMDGLSFLREIRADDNLMNTPFLLTEASFDFEDINLAHQAGADAFILKPFDMSVLKSKLKQVINRKPRRREAPLAAESALNIEFPMLGKF, encoded by the coding sequence ATGAGCGAGACACCCGCGATCCTCATCGTCGATGACCAGGAAAAGCTGATGAAGCTGGTCATCCTGCTGATGAACCGGCTCGGATTCCCGGATGTCGAGGGTGTGACGGATGCCGTTACCGCCCTGGAGCGCATGCGCCAGCGCCGCTACGCCCTGGTGATCTCGGACCTCGACATGGAGCCGATGGACGGCCTCTCGTTCCTGCGCGAGATCCGCGCGGACGACAACCTGATGAACACGCCGTTCCTGCTCACCGAGGCGTCGTTCGACTTCGAGGACATCAACCTCGCTCACCAGGCGGGTGCGGACGCCTTCATCCTGAAGCCGTTCGACATGTCCGTCCTGAAGTCGAAGCTGAAGCAGGTGATCAACCGCAAGCCGCGCCGGCGCGAGGCGCCCCTCGCCGCCGAATCGGCCCTCAACATCGAGTTTCCGATGCTGGGCAAGTTCTGA
- a CDS encoding BLUF domain-containing protein has protein sequence MKAKRSSLVHLIYFSRLNLAADALSRTREIGEITRQAQKKNEFAVITSFLIIEQNFAAQIIEGERASVSETFARISNDSRHRDVQIVEWREILKREFVNSFTTGVRGPVNDAVFQKASLLPMFQRGTPKGASIHALALTLQAESMTKQGIDHLFV, from the coding sequence ATGAAAGCCAAACGGTCGTCCCTCGTCCACCTGATCTACTTCTCGCGGCTGAACCTCGCGGCCGACGCTCTGTCGCGCACCCGTGAGATCGGAGAGATCACGCGGCAGGCGCAGAAGAAGAACGAGTTCGCGGTGATCACGAGCTTCCTGATCATCGAGCAGAACTTCGCGGCTCAGATCATCGAGGGCGAACGCGCCTCGGTCAGCGAGACCTTCGCCCGGATCAGCAACGATTCGCGCCACCGCGACGTGCAGATCGTCGAGTGGCGCGAGATCCTCAAGCGTGAGTTCGTAAATTCGTTCACCACGGGGGTCCGCGGCCCCGTCAACGACGCGGTCTTCCAGAAGGCAAGTCTGCTGCCGATGTTCCAGCGCGGCACCCCCAAAGGCGCCTCCATCCACGCCCTCGCCCTGACGTTGCAGGCAGAATCGATGACCAAGCAGGGCATCGATCACCTGTTCGTCTGA
- a CDS encoding flagellar hook protein FlgE: protein MDVFTAMQTAVSGLKAQSFSLENISGNIANSQTTGFKRVDTNFVDLIAEQQTPTRQVAGSVAANSRQTTTVQGSLNATEVGTNMALNGEGFFAVQTKTGDAAGQSTFSASDFYTRRGDFAPDKDGYLVNGAGSYLKGNSLDPVTGQATGEGPIKISNSILPARPTSTITYSANLPKTPATKNANASIAGSELLGTLASGANPAILSGTGTKTVSAADSASFINGSIDGPSLTAYTESGGPVGIQTRWAKVQNADTETDTKDVWNLFYADKSTVTSTSTSWTNAGTAFEFSSSGQLTSPTTTAVTIPALTVDDVSLGNIQLNYGSGGLTAYTSSGGTVTTNTLTQDGYSSGTLNNLSITKDGKVSGTYSNGNTVALANIKVVQFNNSDGLKANSNGTYEQTLDSGTPLVGLNGTAVIGGNVEQSNTDIASEFSKMIVTQQAYSANTKVISTSQDMMSALMNIIR from the coding sequence ATGGATGTCTTCACCGCGATGCAGACGGCCGTTTCCGGCCTGAAGGCGCAGTCTTTCTCCCTGGAGAACATCTCGGGAAACATCGCGAACTCGCAGACCACCGGCTTCAAGCGGGTGGACACCAACTTCGTCGACCTCATCGCCGAGCAGCAGACGCCGACCCGTCAGGTCGCGGGTTCGGTCGCGGCCAATTCCCGGCAGACCACCACGGTCCAGGGCAGCCTGAACGCCACCGAGGTCGGCACCAACATGGCGCTGAACGGCGAGGGCTTCTTTGCGGTCCAGACCAAGACCGGCGACGCCGCCGGACAATCGACCTTCTCGGCCAGCGATTTCTATACGCGACGCGGCGATTTCGCCCCCGACAAGGACGGCTACCTCGTCAACGGCGCGGGCTCCTACCTGAAGGGCAACAGCCTCGACCCCGTCACGGGCCAGGCCACCGGCGAGGGCCCGATCAAGATCTCCAACTCGATCCTGCCGGCCCGACCGACATCGACCATCACCTACTCGGCCAACCTGCCCAAGACGCCGGCGACGAAGAACGCCAATGCGAGCATAGCCGGGTCGGAACTGCTCGGCACGCTGGCATCCGGCGCGAACCCCGCCATTCTGTCCGGCACGGGGACCAAGACGGTTTCGGCAGCGGATTCGGCGAGCTTCATCAACGGCAGCATCGACGGTCCCTCGCTGACCGCCTACACCGAGAGCGGCGGTCCGGTGGGCATTCAGACGCGCTGGGCGAAGGTCCAGAATGCGGACACGGAAACGGACACCAAGGACGTCTGGAACCTGTTCTATGCCGACAAGAGCACGGTGACGAGCACCTCGACCTCCTGGACCAATGCCGGCACGGCGTTCGAATTCAGCAGCAGCGGGCAACTGACCTCGCCGACCACGACAGCCGTGACCATTCCGGCCCTGACCGTCGATGATGTCAGCCTCGGCAACATCCAGCTGAACTACGGCAGCGGTGGCCTGACCGCCTACACCTCCTCGGGAGGTACCGTGACCACGAACACGCTGACGCAGGACGGCTACAGCTCGGGCACGCTGAACAACCTCAGCATCACCAAGGACGGCAAGGTCTCGGGCACCTACAGCAACGGCAATACCGTCGCGCTCGCGAACATCAAGGTGGTCCAGTTCAACAACTCGGACGGCCTCAAGGCGAACTCCAACGGCACCTACGAGCAGACCCTCGACTCCGGCACGCCCCTCGTCGGCCTGAATGGGACGGCCGTGATCGGGGGCAACGTCGAGCAATCGAATACGGACATTGCGAGCGAGTTCTCGAAGATGATCGTAACCCAACAGGCGTATTCGGCGAACACGAAGGTGATATCGACCTCGCAGGATATGATGTCGGCGTTGATGAACATCATCCGTTGA
- the flgK gene encoding flagellar hook-associated protein FlgK, producing MSFNAINTATAGLKATQAAIGVVSQNIANVGTVGYSKRTITAVAQGVGNSSVSIGAIGRALDAASLKQLRMETSGAAYTGTLSAVRTQLDQLYGTPGSTTALDGVVNDFALSLQSLVNDPTSVAARSAVISKAANLASSIGTIANGVQQLRTASESQLGSDTAKASEYLKAIATLNTQVTAATDEGTRADLLDQRDQAINGLSAYLDVQTVDQYDGTVSVITTSGMTLVDRGAAATLSFDGRGTLSPEAAYSTDPETRGAGTITATTPGGSRIDLIAAKAIRSGSLAAGVELRDTILPQAQRQLDELAAGLSRSMSDRQVTGAPPTPDTTGVMDIDLTGLKAGNTITVSLKDAQGIAYNRVLVPYTSDPTPSIKLTDLNDPTAKLSLVDLRGTDPDLSTAVQAALGSDFIVEDQTSLGAGGLRISVKAGPGAQTLLGISASVTTPKDTTTFQSGEAQVPLFLDGTAKGKLYTGSFDGGSQLTGFAQRIGVNPALVANTANLVNTTANALPSDTTRPQFLYAALTGTDRTFAAASGIGGIEAPYSASVQDFAQRIIDAQGAGAATAQSLDEGQSIALATAQSRVASVSGVSIDEEMSKLVQLQTAYSANARVLTAARDLLDTLLRI from the coding sequence GTGAGCTTTAACGCCATCAACACCGCGACCGCCGGCCTGAAGGCGACCCAGGCCGCCATCGGCGTCGTCTCGCAGAACATCGCGAATGTCGGTACGGTCGGCTACTCCAAGCGCACCATCACCGCGGTGGCGCAGGGGGTCGGCAATTCCAGCGTCTCGATCGGGGCGATCGGGCGCGCCCTCGACGCGGCCTCCCTGAAGCAGTTGCGCATGGAGACATCCGGCGCGGCCTATACGGGTACCCTCTCGGCGGTGCGCACGCAGCTCGATCAGCTCTACGGCACGCCGGGGAGTACCACCGCCCTCGACGGGGTGGTGAACGACTTCGCCTTATCCCTGCAGAGCCTGGTCAACGACCCCACCTCCGTGGCGGCCCGGTCCGCCGTGATCTCGAAGGCGGCGAACCTCGCCTCGAGCATCGGCACGATCGCGAACGGCGTGCAGCAGCTGCGTACCGCCTCGGAAAGCCAGCTCGGCAGCGACACCGCCAAGGCCAGCGAGTACCTCAAGGCCATCGCCACCCTGAACACCCAGGTCACCGCTGCCACCGACGAGGGCACCCGCGCGGACCTCCTCGACCAGCGCGACCAGGCCATCAACGGCCTGTCCGCCTATCTCGACGTCCAAACGGTGGATCAGTACGACGGCACCGTCTCGGTCATCACCACGTCCGGCATGACGCTCGTGGACCGCGGCGCGGCGGCGACCCTGAGCTTCGACGGCCGGGGCACCCTGTCACCGGAGGCCGCCTATTCCACGGATCCAGAGACGCGCGGTGCCGGCACCATCACGGCCACCACCCCGGGCGGCTCGCGCATCGACCTGATCGCCGCCAAGGCGATCCGCTCAGGCTCCCTCGCGGCCGGCGTCGAGCTGCGTGACACGATCCTGCCGCAGGCGCAGCGCCAGCTCGACGAGCTCGCCGCCGGACTCTCGCGCTCGATGTCGGACCGGCAGGTGACGGGCGCGCCCCCGACCCCCGATACGACGGGGGTGATGGATATCGACCTGACCGGGCTCAAGGCCGGGAACACCATCACGGTGAGCCTCAAGGATGCGCAGGGCATCGCCTATAATCGGGTCCTCGTGCCCTACACGTCGGACCCGACCCCGAGCATCAAGCTCACGGACCTGAACGATCCGACAGCCAAGCTCAGCCTGGTCGACCTGCGTGGAACGGATCCCGACCTGAGCACGGCTGTCCAGGCCGCCCTCGGCAGCGACTTCATCGTGGAAGACCAGACGAGCCTCGGTGCGGGTGGCCTGCGGATCAGCGTCAAGGCAGGGCCCGGCGCGCAGACGCTGCTGGGAATCAGCGCCAGCGTCACGACGCCGAAGGACACGACCACCTTCCAGAGCGGTGAGGCCCAGGTGCCGCTCTTCCTCGACGGGACGGCGAAGGGGAAGCTCTATACCGGCTCGTTCGACGGGGGCTCCCAGCTCACGGGGTTCGCGCAGCGCATCGGCGTGAACCCGGCGCTGGTCGCGAACACCGCCAACCTCGTCAACACCACCGCCAACGCGCTCCCCTCCGACACGACCCGTCCGCAATTCCTCTACGCGGCACTGACCGGCACCGACCGCACCTTCGCGGCGGCGAGCGGGATCGGCGGAATCGAAGCGCCCTACAGCGCCAGTGTCCAGGATTTCGCCCAGCGCATCATCGACGCGCAGGGGGCCGGCGCCGCCACGGCCCAGAGCCTGGACGAGGGACAGAGCATCGCTCTGGCGACCGCGCAGTCCCGCGTCGCCTCGGTTTCCGGTGTGAGCATCGACGAGGAAATGTCCAAGCTGGTGCAGCTCCAGACCGCCTACAGCGCCAACGCGCGGGTGCTCACCGCCGCCCGCGACCTCCTCGACACCCTGCTGCGGATCTAG
- a CDS encoding porin, translating into MSRAIRAGAVIATLMAAVPGSGAERARPHVPTRDALRPCPKQGAGFVRVPGSSTCIRISGRAVGGIDAGPHATAPITAGQVSIDTRTESDLGPFRAFVRAGHGRP; encoded by the coding sequence ATGAGTCGTGCGATTCGCGCAGGCGCGGTGATTGCGACCCTGATGGCGGCGGTGCCGGGCTCGGGCGCGGAGCGGGCGCGTCCGCATGTGCCCACGCGGGATGCGCTTCGACCCTGCCCGAAGCAGGGCGCCGGCTTCGTGCGCGTGCCGGGTTCGTCCACCTGTATCCGCATCAGCGGACGTGCCGTCGGGGGTATCGACGCGGGCCCGCACGCGACCGCCCCGATCACGGCAGGACAGGTCTCCATCGATACCCGGACCGAATCCGACCTCGGCCCCTTCCGGGCCTTCGTTCGCGCGGGACATGGACGCCCGTAG
- a CDS encoding rod-binding protein has protein sequence MLFAPLAASAALGVGKAIVGDIAKTVQGTAASAASASKTAAEAKARKASTEFESMFLEQSLDRLAQSEGTDGPMGENGTGGGVYRSMLTKEYAGQIVKSGGVGIADQVFREMMKMQEAAHA, from the coding sequence ATGCTGTTCGCGCCACTCGCCGCCAGCGCCGCCCTCGGGGTCGGCAAGGCCATCGTCGGCGATATTGCCAAGACCGTTCAGGGCACCGCCGCCTCCGCCGCGAGCGCCTCGAAAACCGCGGCCGAGGCCAAGGCCCGCAAGGCTTCGACGGAATTCGAGTCGATGTTCCTGGAGCAATCCCTCGACCGGCTTGCCCAGTCGGAAGGCACCGACGGGCCGATGGGCGAGAACGGCACCGGCGGCGGAGTCTACCGCTCGATGCTCACGAAGGAATATGCCGGCCAGATCGTGAAGAGCGGCGGCGTCGGCATCGCCGACCAGGTGTTTCGCGAGATGATGAAGATGCAGGAGGCCGCCCATGCATAG
- a CDS encoding flagellar basal body P-ring protein FlgI codes for MPDPHTGLVRISRFALGLLAGLVLVFGHAVPALALSRVKDLASVEGVRQNQLVGYGIVVGLNGTGDTLNNIPFTKQSLQAMLERLGVNTRGATMRTQNLAAVMVTASLPPFATQGNRIDITVSSLGDAKSLQGGTLLVTPLLGADGEVYALAQGSVAIAGFSAEGDAAKITRGVPTNGRVPNGAMIEREMAFKMNDLRTLRLSLRNPDFTTSKRIAAAINDFMGADTAEPTDPATVTLQIPARYTGNMIRLVTEVEQLKVEPDQTARVIVDERSGIIVMGRDVRVSTVAIAQGNLTVTITEQPQVSQPAPLSNGVTTVVPRTGVKVDTGDGNKLALVKEGVTLRELVDGLNALGVGPRDLISILQAIKAAGALQADIEVM; via the coding sequence ATGCCCGATCCACATACCGGCCTCGTCCGAATCTCCCGCTTCGCGCTCGGTCTCCTGGCCGGGCTCGTGCTGGTGTTCGGCCACGCGGTGCCCGCCCTCGCCCTGTCCCGGGTGAAGGATCTCGCCAGCGTGGAGGGCGTGCGCCAGAACCAGCTCGTCGGCTACGGCATCGTGGTGGGCCTCAACGGCACCGGCGACACCCTCAACAACATTCCGTTCACCAAGCAGTCGCTCCAGGCGATGCTGGAGCGACTCGGCGTGAACACGCGGGGCGCCACCATGCGCACGCAGAACCTGGCCGCCGTGATGGTCACCGCGAGTCTGCCCCCCTTCGCCACGCAGGGGAACCGCATCGACATCACCGTCTCGTCGCTCGGCGACGCCAAGTCGCTCCAGGGTGGCACCCTGCTGGTGACGCCGCTGCTCGGCGCGGACGGCGAAGTCTACGCGCTGGCCCAGGGCTCGGTGGCCATCGCGGGCTTCTCGGCCGAGGGAGACGCGGCCAAGATCACGCGCGGCGTGCCCACCAACGGGCGCGTGCCGAACGGGGCGATGATCGAGCGCGAGATGGCGTTCAAGATGAACGACCTGCGCACCCTGCGCCTGTCCCTGCGCAACCCGGATTTCACCACTTCGAAGCGGATCGCGGCCGCGATCAACGACTTCATGGGCGCTGACACCGCCGAGCCCACCGACCCCGCCACCGTGACCCTGCAGATTCCCGCGCGCTACACCGGCAACATGATCCGCCTCGTCACGGAGGTCGAACAGTTGAAGGTCGAGCCCGACCAGACCGCGCGGGTCATCGTCGACGAGCGCTCGGGCATCATCGTGATGGGCCGCGACGTTCGCGTCTCAACCGTGGCGATCGCGCAGGGCAACCTCACGGTCACGATTACCGAGCAGCCCCAGGTGAGCCAGCCCGCTCCCCTCTCCAACGGCGTGACGACCGTGGTGCCGCGCACCGGCGTGAAGGTCGATACCGGCGACGGCAACAAGCTCGCCCTGGTCAAGGAGGGCGTGACGCTGCGCGAACTCGTCGACGGCCTCAACGCCCTCGGGGTCGGTCCACGCGACCTCATCTCCATCCTGCAGGCCATCAAGGCCGCCGGTGCCCTCCAGGCCGATATCGAGGTGATGTGA
- a CDS encoding flagellar assembly protein FliX → MRVDTRFVTTAAQTGAPRRSETVPSFTVAHPGAPASSAAATPAASLAGLDAILTLQSNTDTPEERRRRSARRGSDLLDGLDRLKASLIMGRVSTRDLQAIAARLGERTGSSGDPRLDSLIADIELRAAVELAKLSTSRAA, encoded by the coding sequence ATGCGCGTCGATACCCGCTTCGTCACCACAGCCGCCCAAACCGGCGCTCCGCGTCGGAGCGAGACCGTGCCCTCCTTCACGGTGGCGCATCCCGGCGCGCCGGCCAGCAGCGCCGCCGCGACTCCGGCGGCTTCCCTGGCGGGGCTCGATGCGATCCTGACCCTCCAGAGCAACACCGACACACCGGAGGAGCGCCGCCGCCGCTCCGCCCGCCGCGGCAGCGACCTTCTGGATGGACTGGACCGGCTGAAGGCGTCGCTCATCATGGGTCGCGTCTCGACGCGCGACCTTCAGGCGATCGCCGCGCGTCTCGGCGAGCGCACCGGCTCCAGCGGGGATCCACGGCTCGACAGCCTGATCGCCGACATCGAGCTGCGTGCGGCGGTTGAACTCGCCAAGCTCTCGACCTCGCGCGCCGCCTGA
- a CDS encoding YciE/YciF ferroxidase family protein, translating into MATKTKTLHDAFYETLKDVYYAEKQSVRALKKSAKAAEHEQLRSAFETHAEESAEQVERLQQVFEIIGKPARAKTCEAMQGITSEMEEDLEDFAGSPAADAVLAACAQAVEHYEIARYGTLKTWARQLGYEDAAKLLEQTLEEEKKTDALLSEIAEQINVEGSEGGEMAEEPEEKPRAKAKAKG; encoded by the coding sequence ATGGCCACCAAGACCAAGACCCTGCACGATGCGTTCTATGAGACGCTGAAAGACGTCTACTACGCCGAGAAGCAGTCAGTACGGGCACTGAAGAAGTCCGCCAAGGCGGCCGAGCATGAGCAGCTTCGCAGTGCCTTCGAGACTCACGCGGAAGAGAGCGCCGAGCAGGTCGAGCGGCTGCAGCAGGTCTTCGAAATCATCGGCAAGCCGGCCCGCGCCAAGACTTGCGAGGCCATGCAGGGGATCACCTCCGAGATGGAGGAGGATCTCGAGGATTTCGCCGGCAGCCCTGCCGCCGATGCCGTACTCGCTGCGTGTGCGCAGGCCGTCGAACACTACGAAATCGCCCGGTACGGGACCCTGAAGACCTGGGCCCGCCAACTTGGATACGAGGACGCCGCCAAGCTGCTTGAGCAGACGCTCGAGGAAGAGAAGAAGACCGACGCACTCCTGAGCGAAATCGCCGAACAGATCAACGTCGAGGGCAGCGAAGGCGGCGAGATGGCGGAAGAGCCCGAGGAGAAGCCACGCGCCAAGGCGAAGGCCAAGGGCTGA
- the dksA gene encoding RNA polymerase-binding protein DksA, which yields MAKITIEDGYVPSETEPFMNDRQREYFRRKLLGWKSDILREAQDTLVALQTENENHPDLADRASSETDRSIELRARDRQRKLTGKIDAALARLEDGSYGYCEETGEPISLKRLDARPIATLSLEAQERHERRERVYRDD from the coding sequence ATGGCGAAGATCACGATCGAGGATGGATACGTACCGAGCGAGACCGAGCCGTTCATGAACGATCGGCAACGGGAGTATTTCCGTCGCAAGTTGCTCGGCTGGAAGTCCGATATCCTGCGGGAGGCCCAGGATACCCTCGTCGCATTACAGACCGAGAACGAGAATCATCCCGATCTGGCGGATCGGGCCTCTTCCGAGACCGACCGGTCCATCGAGTTGCGGGCCCGGGATCGCCAGCGCAAGCTGACGGGCAAGATCGACGCCGCCCTGGCCCGGCTCGAGGATGGGTCCTACGGCTATTGCGAGGAGACCGGCGAACCGATCTCCCTCAAGCGCCTCGACGCCCGCCCGATCGCGACGCTCTCCCTGGAAGCGCAGGAGCGCCACGAGCGGCGGGAGCGCGTCTACCGGGACGATTGA
- the flgH gene encoding flagellar basal body L-ring protein FlgH: MTHPSTIRHSTCRAARPGLSPALAVALLCTALGACNTADRLSQIGATPALSAIEDPTTQAGYRPVRLPMPDIQPVSYAPNSLWRTGSRAFFKDQRAARIGDLVTVKVNVTDKANLSNETKRSRSNAEGFGLPNAFGLENNAGVAAAGIAADKLLNATSTTSSDGAGSVQRNETVTTSVAAIVTQILPNGNLVVEGKQEIRINFEVRELIVAGVVRPEDIESDNTIDSSKIAQARIAYGGRGQITDVQQPRYGQQLVDVILPF; encoded by the coding sequence ATGACCCACCCTTCGACGATCCGCCACTCGACGTGCCGCGCGGCGCGCCCCGGGCTCTCCCCGGCCCTTGCGGTTGCGCTGCTCTGCACCGCGCTGGGTGCCTGCAACACCGCCGATCGCCTGTCGCAGATCGGCGCGACGCCGGCCCTCTCGGCGATCGAGGATCCCACCACACAGGCGGGGTACCGGCCCGTGCGCTTGCCGATGCCCGACATCCAGCCGGTCTCCTACGCGCCGAACTCCCTCTGGCGCACCGGCTCGCGCGCCTTCTTCAAGGACCAGCGGGCCGCCCGCATCGGCGACCTCGTAACGGTCAAGGTGAACGTCACGGACAAGGCCAACCTGAGCAACGAGACCAAGCGCTCGCGCTCGAACGCCGAGGGGTTCGGCCTGCCCAACGCCTTCGGCCTGGAGAACAACGCCGGGGTCGCGGCGGCGGGCATCGCGGCCGATAAGCTCCTCAACGCCACCTCAACCACGTCGAGCGACGGGGCCGGTTCGGTTCAGCGCAACGAGACCGTCACCACCAGCGTGGCCGCCATCGTCACGCAGATCCTGCCGAACGGGAACCTCGTGGTGGAGGGCAAGCAGGAGATCCGCATCAACTTCGAGGTGCGCGAGCTCATCGTGGCCGGCGTGGTGCGACCCGAGGATATCGAATCGGACAACACCATCGATTCGAGCAAGATCGCACAGGCGCGGATCGCCTACGGCGGCCGCGGCCAGATCACCGATGTGCAGCAGCCGCGCTACGGCCAGCAATTGGTGGATGTGATCCTGCCATTCTGA
- the flgA gene encoding flagellar basal body P-ring formation chaperone FlgA, which yields MHALRQIPSVRPVRVATVSAATVGRVLLAVLAFSLLIGQVLAEEAPVLRLRGDVTARGDVLTLGDLVEGASAEVQRHPLFRAPALGATGTIQARRIADAVAALGLGEIETGGRVQVSVLRAARRVTQPEIEAALKRALETHHGLDARNLAVRLDGEAPVLLAPVTLDGPAAALDVSYDPRSRRIAALVTLGERQASLRVTGQVLEIREVAILGRALNRGEAVTAGDITVERRPREATPADAQGAQGNLAGQVAQRGLGAGAILRSGDLAPPDVVTRGEAVTIVFDAPGLNLSLRGVANESGRLGAAITVTNPVSKKILSAAVIGPGRVSVGPAPAARQASAALDLPTLQR from the coding sequence ATGCACGCCCTTCGCCAGATCCCCTCCGTACGCCCCGTCCGGGTCGCGACGGTGAGCGCCGCCACCGTCGGCCGCGTCCTGCTCGCGGTCCTCGCCTTCTCCCTGCTCATCGGGCAGGTGCTGGCGGAGGAGGCCCCTGTTCTGCGCCTGCGCGGCGACGTGACCGCGCGCGGCGACGTGCTGACGCTCGGCGACCTCGTGGAGGGCGCCTCCGCGGAGGTCCAGCGCCACCCGCTGTTTCGTGCCCCGGCCCTGGGCGCGACGGGGACGATCCAGGCGCGCCGGATCGCCGATGCCGTCGCGGCCCTGGGGCTGGGCGAGATCGAGACCGGGGGGCGGGTGCAGGTCTCCGTCCTGCGCGCCGCGCGCCGGGTCACCCAGCCCGAGATCGAGGCCGCGCTCAAGCGCGCCCTCGAGACGCATCACGGCCTCGACGCCCGCAACCTCGCGGTGCGCCTCGACGGCGAGGCGCCCGTCCTCCTCGCCCCCGTCACCCTCGACGGGCCGGCAGCGGCCCTCGACGTGAGCTACGATCCCCGCTCACGCCGGATCGCGGCCCTGGTCACCCTGGGCGAGCGCCAGGCATCGCTGCGCGTCACCGGCCAAGTCCTGGAGATCCGCGAGGTCGCAATCCTGGGGCGCGCCCTGAACCGGGGCGAAGCGGTGACGGCCGGCGACATCACGGTAGAGCGACGCCCCCGCGAGGCGACTCCGGCGGATGCGCAGGGCGCGCAGGGCAACCTCGCCGGCCAGGTGGCGCAGCGCGGCCTCGGCGCTGGAGCGATCCTGCGCTCGGGCGACCTGGCTCCCCCCGACGTCGTGACGCGCGGCGAGGCCGTCACCATCGTGTTCGATGCACCCGGGCTGAACCTCTCGCTTCGGGGCGTCGCCAACGAGAGCGGACGTCTCGGCGCCGCGATCACGGTGACCAACCCGGTCTCGAAGAAGATCCTGTCCGCGGCGGTGATCGGCCCCGGCCGGGTCTCGGTCGGGCCGGCGCCGGCTGCCCGGCAGGCGAGCGCCGCCCTCGACCTCCCCACGCTTCAGCGCTGA